A stretch of Triticum aestivum cultivar Chinese Spring chromosome 1D, IWGSC CS RefSeq v2.1, whole genome shotgun sequence DNA encodes these proteins:
- the LOC123181910 gene encoding coatomer subunit delta-1: MVVLAASIISKSGKALVSRQYVDMSRIRIEGLLAAFPKLVGTGKQHTYLETESVRYVYQPIEGLYLLLITNKQSNILEDLDTLRLLSKLVPEYSSLDEDSICKTAFELIFAFDEAISLGNKENVTVQQVKQYCEMESHEEKAHKLMMQSKINETKDVMKKRASELDKIRMEKGKLDKGGYSSISGPRVIEKTFSDMNISGTGFGSGSGLSGIGADMDSFASKPKGRPSAAATAPGKGFGMKLGKSQKTNQFLESLKAEGEVILEDVQPSAVSSRSSPLIPSDPITVTIEEKLNVIVKRDGGVNNFDVQGTLALQVLNDADGFIQLQIENKDVPGLSFKTHPNIHKELFNSQQIVGAKDPNRPFPSGQNETPLVKWRIQGMNESNLPLSVNCWPSVSGNETYVNIEYEASEMFDLNNVVISIPLPALREAPTVKQIDGEWKYDPRNSVLEWSIILIDQSNRSGSMEFIVPPADPSTFFPISIGFAASNTFSDLKVTGIHPLKEGNPPKYSQRVRLVAANYQIV, encoded by the exons ATG GTGGTTCTTGCTGCTTCCATCATCTCAAAATCTGGAAAAG CACTTGTTTCAAGACAGTATGTTGACATGTCTCGAATTAGGATCGAAGGATTACTTGCAGCATTCCCAAAACTTGTTGGAACTGGGAAGCAGCACACTTATCTTGAGACTGAAAGTGTCCGTTATGTTTATCAACCTATTGAAGGCCTATATCTGCTGCTTATTACAAACAAGCAGAGTAACATTCTTGAAGATCTGGACACACTGAGGCTACTATCCAAGCTT GTGCCTGAGTACTCTTCTCTGGATGAGGATAGTATCTGTAAAACAGCATTTGAGCTTATATTTGCATTTGATGAGGCAATCTCTCTCGGAAACAAGGAAAATGTGACGGTGCAACAAGTCAAGCAATACTGTGAGATGGAAAGCCATGAAGAGAAGGCGCATAAGCTGATGATGCAGAGCAAAATCAATGAAACTAAAGATGTCATGAAGAAGAGAGCTAGTGAGCTTGACAAAATCAGG ATGGAGAAAGGCAAACTTGACAAAGGAGGATACTCATCAATATCTGGTCCCCGTGTTATTGAAAAAACTTTCAGTGACATGAACATTAGTGGTACTGGCTTTGGAAGTGGTTCTGGATTAAGTGGAATAGGCGCTGATATGGACTCGTTTGCGAGTAAACCCAAAG GTCGTCCGtcagctgctgctactgctcctggCAAAGGTTTTGGTATGAAATTAGGCAAATCACAGAAGACAAATCAGTTCCTAGAATCTTTGAAAGCTGAAGGAGAAGTCATTTTGGAGGATGTACAACCAAGTGCAGTTTCTTCAAGGTCCTCGCCTCTTATACCAAGCGATCCCATCACCGTGACTATTGAAGAGAAACTTAATGTAATAGTTAAAAGAGATGGAGGTGTTAATAACTTTGATGTGCAAGGAACCCTTGCTCTTCAGGTCCTTAATGATGCAGATGGATTTATCCAGTTACAG ATCGAAAACAAAGATGTACCTGGACTCAGCTTCAAAACACACCCCAATATCCACAAGGAGTTGTTTAACAGCCAGCAAATTGTTGGAGCAAAAGATCCAAACAGGCCTTTCCCAAGTGGTCAAAATGAAACACCACTTGTGAAATGGAGAATCCAGGGGATGAATGAATCGAATTTACCTCTGTCAG TTAACTGCTGGCCCTCGGTATCTGGAAATGAAACCTATGTCAACATTGAATATGAGGCTTCAGAGATGTTTGACCTGAACAATGTTGTCATATCTATTCCTCTACCTGCACTTCGGGAGGCTCCAACTGTTAAACAGATTGATGGAGAGTGGAA GTATGACCCAAGAAACTCTGTATTGGAATGGTCCATCATCCTTATTGATCAGTCAAACCGCAG TGGGTCGATGGAATTTATTGTCCCCCCGGCTGACCCGTCAACATTTTTCCCCATCTCTATTGGATTTGCTGCTTCCAATACTTTCAGTGATTTGAAG GTCACTGGAATTCATCCTCTGAAGGAAGGCAACCCTCCAAAGTATTCACAGAGGGTCCGTTTGGTTGCTGCGAACTATCAAATAGTCTAA